In Sphingobacterium sp. PCS056, the following proteins share a genomic window:
- a CDS encoding UDP-N-acetylmuramoyl-L-alanyl-D-glutamate--2,6-diaminopimelate ligase — MKNLKSILHAIPVQEVVGQLDVEVVSLCFDSRQVVFGSLFIAVRGVHTDGHLFIDKAIAFGARAVIVEELPVETLDSVVYIVVADSALALGIVAANFYDNPSKKMKLVGVTGTNGKTTVATLLFQLFTELGYHVGLLSTVQNQIGERVIPATHTTPDPIQLNHLLSEMIEEGCDYCFMEVSSHAVVQQRIAGLKFTGAIFTNITHDHLDFHKTFSSYIKAKKKFFDDLDTAAFALTNEDDRNGQVMLQNTFAHKKSYGLHSGADFSARIVESHFDGMLMNIDGHDVWVKLVGGFNAYNLLAVYGAAILLEQETVRVLTAMSVLTGAEGRFETLKAANGVFGIVDYAHTPDAVENVLQTIEKLRNQSQHIITVLGCGGDRDKTKRPEMSQAALRYSDRLIITSDNPRTEDPLTIIKEMEAGVAAEQRSKVLSIADRKEAIRVAYQLAKPGDIIVVAGKGHEKYQEVNGVRHHFDDKEILELTFNEV, encoded by the coding sequence ATGAAGAATTTAAAATCAATATTACATGCTATTCCTGTACAGGAGGTAGTGGGTCAACTGGATGTTGAGGTAGTATCGCTTTGCTTCGATTCGCGTCAGGTTGTATTCGGAAGTTTGTTTATTGCTGTTAGAGGCGTTCATACGGATGGACATTTATTTATTGATAAAGCGATTGCTTTTGGAGCTAGAGCAGTTATTGTAGAGGAGTTGCCTGTGGAGACATTGGACTCTGTTGTCTATATTGTTGTAGCGGATTCTGCTCTTGCATTGGGTATAGTGGCTGCCAACTTCTATGATAATCCATCAAAGAAAATGAAGTTGGTCGGTGTAACAGGTACGAATGGTAAAACAACTGTCGCGACTTTATTATTCCAGCTGTTTACGGAATTGGGATATCATGTGGGGCTTTTGTCGACAGTACAGAATCAAATTGGGGAACGGGTTATTCCTGCGACACATACGACTCCAGATCCCATTCAATTGAATCACTTATTGAGTGAGATGATTGAGGAAGGCTGCGATTATTGTTTTATGGAAGTGAGTTCGCATGCTGTTGTGCAGCAGCGAATAGCAGGTTTGAAATTCACGGGTGCTATTTTTACGAATATCACACATGATCATCTTGACTTTCACAAAACATTTAGTAGCTATATTAAGGCAAAGAAGAAGTTTTTTGATGATTTAGATACGGCTGCTTTTGCGTTGACCAATGAAGATGATCGTAATGGTCAGGTCATGTTGCAAAATACATTTGCTCATAAAAAAAGTTATGGACTCCATTCAGGAGCTGATTTTAGTGCGCGTATAGTCGAGAGTCATTTCGATGGTATGTTGATGAATATCGACGGACATGATGTGTGGGTGAAATTGGTCGGAGGATTCAATGCCTACAATCTATTGGCAGTGTATGGTGCAGCAATTTTGTTGGAGCAAGAGACTGTTCGTGTATTGACAGCTATGAGTGTACTGACTGGTGCTGAGGGTAGATTTGAGACTTTGAAGGCAGCAAATGGTGTTTTTGGAATTGTGGATTACGCACACACTCCTGATGCTGTGGAGAATGTCTTGCAGACGATTGAAAAGTTACGTAATCAAAGTCAACATATCATTACTGTATTGGGATGTGGTGGAGATCGTGATAAAACTAAGCGTCCAGAAATGTCACAAGCTGCATTGCGTTATAGTGATCGTTTGATTATTACATCTGACAATCCGAGAACGGAAGATCCGCTTACCATCATTAAAGAAATGGAAGCGGGTGTTGCTGCTGAACAAAGAAGTAAAGTTCTTTCTATTGCTGATCGCAAAGAGGCAATTCGAGTTGCATATCAATTGGCAAAACCAGGAGATATCATTGTCGTGGCGGGAAAGGGACATGAGAAATATCAAGAGGTAAATGGTGTACGTCACCATTTTGATGATAAAGAAATTTTAGAATTAACATTTAACGAAGTATAA
- a CDS encoding penicillin-binding protein, translating into MNIRTTILFRVYIAFGLIVLVAFAVFAKLFHLQYVDGDKWRALSDSLSIQEREVEAARGNIYSNDGSLLATSVPEYELRFDAMAIPEEENDYFNLKVDSLAIKLSGFFKDKSSRQYLTLLKQARNKKQRYVLIKRAVSHQDLKILKNYPLFKSVRVGKERYPGGLITERQNKRILPFVNLAARTIGYKNVKENIHVGLEGAYGEYIDGKSGKRLMQRIAGGVWIPVNRDIEVAPVDGADIISTIDINMQDMAQRALEKQMIASNADEGCVVMMEVKTGEVRAVANFTKDKDGVYREKMNIAIAQSAEPGSTFKLASYLAAIDDGVIDSSTHVNVGNGNWPIYRHTIKDSHAPKKSVMSAQEAFEQSSNVGITKLIYEHYKDNPAKFTAKLHAFGLDRKLGLQITGEGAPLIKTPKSKSWSGLSLVQMAYGYELKLTPLQMLTLYNAVANNGKMISPLFVKEIRHLGNTVEKFEARVINEKIASDKALGQIRGMLEGTMKDGTGKSLRNPLYTSGGKTGTAQMADGAMGYRNRKYQSSFAGYFPAEDPKYSIIVVIRNPRNGYYGASTAGPVFKELADMVYANDLNMHSAFNKKKLNTSALNTKALTLKGSREATQKVYEQLGLKIMNWNSIAQNDSTSSTLGVPFVEYQIKEGVVPNVMGMGLIDALFALENSGFKTSVIGKGKVIRQSLIANQKLPIGTAVTIELK; encoded by the coding sequence ATGAATATCAGAACTACCATTCTATTTCGTGTTTATATCGCATTCGGTTTAATCGTCCTTGTGGCGTTTGCTGTATTTGCGAAGCTTTTTCATTTACAATATGTCGATGGAGATAAATGGCGCGCACTGTCGGATAGTTTGTCTATTCAAGAGCGTGAAGTTGAAGCTGCTCGGGGTAATATCTATTCTAATGATGGTAGTTTATTGGCAACTTCGGTTCCTGAGTATGAATTGCGATTTGATGCGATGGCTATTCCAGAGGAAGAAAACGATTATTTCAATTTGAAAGTCGATTCTTTAGCAATTAAATTGTCGGGATTTTTTAAAGATAAATCTTCCAGACAGTATTTGACATTACTGAAACAGGCTAGAAATAAAAAGCAACGTTATGTTTTGATTAAGCGAGCAGTGTCGCATCAAGATTTAAAGATACTTAAAAACTATCCTTTGTTTAAGTCTGTGCGTGTGGGAAAAGAGCGTTATCCTGGAGGTTTGATTACAGAACGTCAGAATAAGCGTATTCTTCCATTTGTCAATTTGGCGGCTCGTACAATAGGATATAAGAATGTTAAGGAGAATATTCATGTCGGACTGGAGGGTGCTTACGGCGAATATATTGATGGTAAAAGTGGTAAGCGCTTGATGCAACGTATTGCGGGTGGTGTATGGATTCCAGTAAACCGTGATATTGAAGTGGCTCCTGTTGATGGTGCGGATATTATTTCGACGATTGATATCAATATGCAAGATATGGCACAAAGAGCCTTGGAAAAGCAGATGATAGCGAGTAATGCTGATGAGGGCTGTGTGGTGATGATGGAGGTGAAGACGGGAGAGGTTCGTGCAGTGGCCAATTTTACGAAAGATAAAGATGGTGTCTATCGTGAAAAGATGAATATTGCGATTGCACAAAGTGCTGAACCAGGTTCGACGTTTAAATTGGCTTCTTATCTTGCTGCTATTGATGACGGGGTGATTGATTCAAGTACTCATGTAAATGTTGGAAATGGTAATTGGCCTATCTATCGTCACACGATTAAAGATTCACATGCTCCAAAAAAGTCTGTGATGAGTGCGCAAGAGGCTTTTGAGCAATCGTCTAACGTAGGGATTACGAAGTTGATATACGAGCATTACAAGGATAATCCAGCTAAATTTACGGCTAAACTACATGCTTTTGGCTTGGATCGTAAGTTGGGATTGCAAATAACAGGAGAGGGAGCGCCTCTAATAAAAACTCCAAAGAGTAAAAGCTGGAGTGGATTGTCTCTTGTACAAATGGCATATGGCTATGAGCTGAAGTTGACGCCGCTGCAGATGTTGACATTATATAATGCAGTGGCTAATAACGGTAAGATGATTTCCCCATTATTTGTTAAGGAGATCAGACATCTGGGCAATACGGTTGAAAAATTTGAAGCTCGTGTTATTAATGAGAAGATTGCTTCTGATAAAGCTTTAGGTCAAATTAGGGGAATGCTTGAAGGGACAATGAAAGATGGAACAGGGAAGAGCCTAAGAAATCCATTGTATACTTCGGGTGGTAAAACCGGAACTGCACAAATGGCTGACGGAGCGATGGGATATCGTAACCGGAAATACCAATCTTCATTTGCAGGATATTTTCCTGCTGAGGATCCAAAGTATTCCATTATTGTAGTGATTCGAAATCCTAGAAATGGCTATTACGGAGCGTCAACAGCGGGGCCAGTTTTTAAAGAGTTGGCTGATATGGTGTATGCGAATGATTTGAATATGCATAGTGCTTTTAATAAGAAAAAATTGAACACTTCGGCATTAAACACCAAGGCGTTAACCTTAAAAGGTTCGCGTGAAGCGACGCAAAAAGTGTATGAGCAGCTGGGTTTAAAAATTATGAATTGGAATTCAATTGCACAGAATGATTCAACAAGTTCAACACTTGGAGTTCCTTTTGTGGAATATCAAATAAAAGAAGGTGTAGTGCCAAATGTTATGGGAATGGGATTGATTGACGCATTGTTTGCCCTGGAGAATTCTGGATTTAAAACAAGCGTGATTGGAAAAGGAAAGGTGATCAGGCAATCTTTGATTGCAAATCAAAAGTTACCAATTGGTACAGCTGTAACAATAGAACTGAAGTAG
- a CDS encoding FtsL-like putative cell division protein: MGKNTIKQQGLSEEVQEELQEAVEEKAEETQKFLRTLLTAGNLSIYSIVNYLPFIGFVTLLMLLYITNRHFAERTIRNIDKLGKEVKELSWDHKSLSAELMKMSTQTEIAKRVDTLGLKERVEPPIKIEIVKEQKK, encoded by the coding sequence ATGGGTAAAAATACAATAAAACAGCAGGGGTTAAGCGAAGAAGTTCAAGAGGAACTACAAGAAGCGGTTGAGGAAAAAGCTGAGGAAACGCAAAAGTTTCTTAGGACTTTACTTACTGCTGGTAATTTGTCGATTTACTCCATTGTGAATTACTTGCCTTTTATTGGTTTTGTTACTTTATTGATGTTGCTTTATATTACAAATAGGCATTTTGCAGAACGTACGATTCGTAATATCGATAAGTTGGGTAAAGAGGTTAAAGAGTTGAGCTGGGATCATAAATCGCTCTCGGCAGAGCTCATGAAGATGTCTACTCAAACGGAGATTGCGAAGCGTGTCGACACTTTAGGTCTGAAAGAGCGGGTGGAGCCACCAATCAAGATTGAAATTGTAAAAGAACAAAAGAAATAG
- the rsmH gene encoding 16S rRNA (cytosine(1402)-N(4))-methyltransferase RsmH: MDNVYHIPVMLKECMDALAIKPNGIYVDVTFGGGGHSREILKHLGPEGKLFAFDQDPDALNNVIDDSRFTLIHQNFRFLKNNLRLNGVKQVDGILADLGVSSHQFDAADRGFSIRFDADLDMRMDQISDVDARKVLSTYSEEELHRIFGMYGEIVNAKTLAKTIVTARLTAPINTVAELKEVIKKMVPRGKEHKYHAQVFQALRIEVNKELEALQEFLLQTVDVLKAEGRLVVMSYHSLEDRLVKNFLAKGKFRGDVEKDFFGNEIKPFHVISRKAITADDQELVDNNRSRSAKLRIAEKLDIA; the protein is encoded by the coding sequence ATGGATAATGTTTACCACATACCAGTAATGTTGAAAGAATGCATGGATGCTTTGGCTATTAAGCCAAATGGTATTTACGTGGATGTTACTTTTGGTGGAGGAGGACACTCGAGGGAGATTTTGAAACACTTGGGTCCTGAAGGCAAGTTGTTTGCTTTTGATCAAGATCCAGATGCGTTGAATAATGTGATTGATGATTCGAGGTTTACGTTGATTCATCAAAATTTTCGTTTTTTAAAAAATAATCTTCGTCTGAATGGTGTGAAACAGGTGGATGGTATTTTGGCTGATTTGGGTGTTTCATCTCATCAGTTTGATGCTGCTGATCGTGGTTTCTCTATACGTTTTGATGCAGACTTGGATATGCGAATGGATCAGATTTCGGATGTTGATGCCCGCAAGGTGTTGTCAACTTATTCGGAGGAGGAACTTCATCGTATTTTTGGTATGTACGGAGAAATTGTGAATGCCAAAACTTTGGCTAAAACAATTGTGACTGCTCGCTTGACAGCGCCTATCAATACGGTAGCTGAATTGAAAGAGGTTATCAAGAAGATGGTTCCTAGGGGTAAAGAGCATAAATACCATGCGCAAGTTTTTCAAGCTTTGCGTATTGAGGTTAATAAGGAATTGGAAGCTTTGCAAGAGTTTTTGCTACAAACGGTAGATGTTTTGAAGGCGGAAGGTCGTTTGGTCGTGATGTCTTATCATTCTTTAGAGGATCGTTTGGTCAAGAATTTCTTGGCTAAAGGTAAGTTTAGGGGTGATGTAGAGAAAGATTTTTTTGGAAATGAAATTAAGCCTTTTCATGTCATCAGTCGTAAGGCAATTACTGCTGACGATCAAGAATTGGTTGATAATAATAGATCGCGCAGTGCGAAACTGCGTATTGCTGAAAAGTTGGATATAGCTTAA
- the mraZ gene encoding division/cell wall cluster transcriptional repressor MraZ → MSFLIGEYECKLDTKGRMVLPAALKRQLPDVEREGLVINRGFEKHLVIYTREEWNAITARLAQLNQYVEKNRMFIRSFTRGATELSLDAAGRVLLPKSLLDYSGITGEVVLACQVNKIEVWSKDGYDDFMNGDLGEDFSALAEQVMGGFDLGGLANG, encoded by the coding sequence ATGAGTTTTTTAATTGGCGAATATGAATGCAAGTTAGACACCAAAGGAAGAATGGTGTTGCCTGCTGCGCTCAAAAGGCAATTGCCTGATGTTGAGCGTGAGGGGCTTGTAATCAATCGTGGATTTGAAAAGCATTTGGTGATCTATACGCGCGAGGAATGGAATGCGATAACGGCACGCTTGGCTCAGTTGAATCAGTACGTTGAGAAAAACAGAATGTTTATTCGAAGTTTTACAAGGGGAGCAACGGAGTTGAGTTTGGATGCTGCGGGTCGTGTTTTATTGCCGAAGAGTTTGTTGGATTATTCGGGTATCACAGGAGAAGTTGTTTTGGCTTGTCAGGTTAATAAAATTGAAGTTTGGTCCAAAGATGGGTATGATGATTTTATGAATGGTGATTTGGGAGAGGATTTCTCTGCTTTGGCTGAACAGGTTATGGGAGGTTTTGATTTAGGAGGATTAGCGAATGGATAA
- the aspS gene encoding aspartate--tRNA ligase: MHRTNTCGELTIADLGKTVTLSGWVQKSRDLGGMTFIDVRDRYGITQLTFNSDDDDSLRASARELGREYVIKVTGTVIERSSKNLKIPTGEIEIKVSSLEILNSANTPPFTIEDETDGGEDIRMKFRYLDLRRNPVRENLILRHKTAQEVRRFLDEQNFIEVETPVLIKSTPEGARDFVVPSRMNAGEFYALPQSPQTFKQLLMVSGFDRYFQIVKCFRDEDLRADRQPEFTQIDCEMSFVEQEDVLNIFEGLAKHIFKKIKNIELGEVPRMTYADAMRLYGSDKPDIRFGMQFVELNEVAKDKGFPVFDAAELVVGINVEGCAHYTRKQLDALTDFVKRPQVGATGLVYARYNEDGTVKSSVDKFYTPEQLLDFAKLFNAKPGDLFLIMAGPTDKVRKQLNELRLEVANQLGLRDKNKFAPLWVLDFPLLEWDEESERYHAMHHPFTSPKPEDIALLDTNPGEVRANAYDFVLNGTEVGGGSIRIHDRELQSLMFKHLGFTPEEAQKQFGFLMEAFTYGAPPHGGLAFGFDRLVALLAGIDSIRDVIAFPKNNSGRDVMIDAPSTIHQDQLDELSLNLNLKVK; the protein is encoded by the coding sequence ATGCATAGAACAAACACGTGCGGAGAATTAACAATAGCTGACTTAGGTAAAACAGTTACACTAAGCGGTTGGGTTCAAAAATCTCGCGATTTAGGCGGAATGACTTTCATAGATGTAAGAGATCGCTATGGCATTACACAATTAACTTTTAATTCGGATGACGATGATTCTTTACGCGCTAGTGCACGTGAATTAGGTCGTGAATATGTGATTAAAGTAACTGGAACAGTAATTGAACGTTCTAGTAAAAATCTAAAAATTCCAACTGGAGAAATTGAAATCAAAGTTTCTTCTTTAGAAATATTAAATTCGGCAAATACGCCACCATTTACCATTGAAGATGAAACGGACGGTGGCGAAGATATCAGAATGAAATTCAGATATTTAGATTTACGCCGCAATCCTGTTCGTGAAAACTTAATATTACGTCACAAAACAGCACAGGAAGTGCGTCGTTTTCTAGACGAGCAAAATTTTATCGAAGTAGAAACTCCAGTATTAATCAAATCTACGCCCGAAGGTGCACGCGATTTTGTTGTTCCCTCACGTATGAATGCCGGAGAATTTTATGCATTACCACAATCACCCCAAACCTTCAAACAACTATTGATGGTATCCGGTTTCGACCGTTATTTTCAAATTGTAAAATGTTTCCGTGATGAGGATTTACGTGCAGATCGTCAACCCGAATTTACGCAGATTGACTGTGAAATGTCTTTTGTTGAACAAGAAGATGTATTGAATATATTTGAAGGTCTAGCAAAGCATATCTTCAAAAAAATCAAGAATATTGAATTGGGAGAAGTACCGCGTATGACGTACGCTGATGCGATGCGCTTATACGGATCCGACAAACCAGATATTCGTTTCGGAATGCAATTCGTAGAATTAAATGAAGTAGCTAAAGATAAAGGATTTCCGGTATTTGATGCAGCAGAATTAGTTGTTGGTATCAATGTTGAAGGTTGTGCGCATTACACCCGTAAACAATTAGATGCGTTGACCGATTTTGTAAAACGTCCTCAAGTAGGTGCCACAGGCCTTGTCTATGCACGCTATAACGAAGATGGTACAGTAAAATCTTCTGTAGATAAATTCTACACGCCAGAGCAATTATTGGACTTCGCAAAATTATTTAATGCTAAGCCTGGCGATTTATTTTTAATCATGGCTGGCCCAACAGATAAAGTACGTAAACAATTAAATGAACTTCGTCTCGAAGTAGCCAATCAATTAGGGCTACGTGACAAGAACAAGTTTGCCCCTCTTTGGGTGCTAGACTTTCCTTTATTAGAATGGGATGAAGAATCTGAACGTTACCATGCGATGCACCACCCTTTTACGTCTCCAAAACCTGAAGATATCGCATTATTGGATACAAACCCAGGTGAGGTAAGAGCAAACGCATACGATTTTGTCCTTAATGGTACTGAAGTCGGCGGAGGTTCCATCCGTATTCATGATCGTGAATTACAATCGCTCATGTTCAAACACTTAGGATTCACTCCAGAAGAAGCCCAAAAACAATTTGGCTTTTTAATGGAAGCATTCACCTATGGAGCTCCTCCACACGGCGGATTGGCATTTGGTTTTGACCGCTTAGTAGCGTTATTAGCAGGAATAGATTCCATTCGTGATGTCATCGCCTTCCCTAAAAACAATTCAGGAAGAGATGTGATGATCGATGCCCCTTCCACTATCCACCAAGATCAACTGGATGAACTAAGCTTAAATTTGAATTTAAAAGTTAAATAA